A region from the Camelus ferus isolate YT-003-E chromosome 1, BCGSAC_Cfer_1.0, whole genome shotgun sequence genome encodes:
- the KCNJ15 gene encoding ATP-sensitive inward rectifier potassium channel 15 has product MEAIHVGMSSPPLVKPTMGAGLKTSRPRVMSKSGHSNVRIDKVDGIYLLYLQDLWTTVIDMKWRYKLTLFAATFVMTWFLFGVIYYAIAFIHGDLEPSGHSSNRTPCIMKVDSLTGAFLFSLESQTTIGYGVRSITEECPHAIFLLVAQLVITTLIEIFITGTFLAKIARPKKRAETIKFSHCAVITKHNGKLCLVIQVANMRKSLLIQCQLSGKLLQTHVTKEGERILLNQATVKFHVDSSSESPFLILPMTFYHVLDETSPLRDLTPQNLKEKEFELVVLLNATVESTSAVCQSRTSYIPEEIYWGFEFVPVVSLSKNGKYVADFSQFEQIRKSSNCISYCADSEKQKLEEKYRQEDQRERELRTLLLQQSNV; this is encoded by the coding sequence ATGGAAGCCATCCATGTTGGCATGTCCAGTCCTCCCCTGGTGAAGCCCACGATGGGAGCTGGCCTCAAGACCAGCAGACCCCGAGTCATGTCCAAGAGTGGACACAGCAACGTGCGAATTGACAAAGTGGATGGCATATACTTGCTTTACCTCCAAGACCTGTGGACCACTGTCATTGACATGAAGTGGAGATACAAGCTCACCCTGTTTGCTGCCACCTTCGTGATGACCTGGTTCCTTTTTGGAGTGATCTACTATGCCATCGCCTTCATTCATGGGGACCTAGAGCCCAGTGGGCACTCTTCAAACCGCACCCCCTGCATCATGAAAGTGGACTCCCTCACGGGGGCATTCCTCTTTTCACTGGAATCCCAGACGACCATCGGCTACGGCGTCCGCTCCATCACGGAGGAATGCCCTCACGCCATCTTCCTGCTGGTGGCTCAGCTGGTCATCACGACCTTGATTGAGATCTTCATCACGGGCACCTTCCTGGCCAAAATCGCGAGACCCAAGAAGCGGGCGGAGACCATCAAGTTCAGCCACTGTGCTGTCATCACCAAGCACAATGGGAAGCTGTGTTTGGTGATCCAGGTGGCCAACATGAGGAAGAGCCTCCTGATTCAGTGCCAGCTCTCGGGCAAGCTCCTGCAGACCCACGTCACCAAGGAGGGCGAGCGGATCCTCCTCAACCAGGCCACCGTCAAATTCCACGTGGACTCCTCTTCCGAGAGCCCCTTCCTCATCTTGCCCATGACCTTCTACCATGTGCTGGATGAGACCAGCCCCCTGAGGGACCTCACCCCCCAGAACCTCAAGGAGAAGGAGTTTGAGCTTGTGGTCCTCCTCAATGCCACCGTGGAGTCCACCAGCGCTGTCTGCCAGAGCCGCACATCTTACATCCCGGAGGAGATCTACTGGGGCTTTGAGTTTGTGCCTGTGGTTTCTCTCTCCAAAAACGGCAAGTACGTGGCTGACTTCAGTCAGTTTGAACAGATCCGGAAGAGCTCAAATTGCATCTCTTACTGTGCAGATTCTGAGAAGCAGAAACTTGAGGAGAAGTACAGGCAGGAAGATCAGAGGGAAAGGGAACTGAGGACTCTTTTGCTGCAGCAGAGCAATGTCTGA